From a single Arthrobacter sp. SLBN-112 genomic region:
- a CDS encoding NAD(P)H-dependent oxidoreductase, whose protein sequence is MTKSTVLTLVGSLRAESTNQKLAEAIQLNAPEQVDVVIHESLGNIPFYNEDIDVEGQVPAAAAALRAAAEEADTLLLVTPEHNGTVPAALKNAIDWLSRPFGAGALAGKPTAVVGTAFGQYGGVWAQDEARKAAGIAGAQILDDVKLAVPGSMVRFAEVHPKDDAEVVEQIKGIFDALAAAAPAA, encoded by the coding sequence ATGACCAAGAGCACCGTCCTTACCCTTGTTGGCAGCCTCCGCGCCGAGTCCACCAACCAGAAGCTGGCCGAAGCCATCCAGCTCAACGCCCCCGAGCAGGTGGACGTGGTGATCCACGAGAGCCTGGGCAACATCCCGTTCTACAACGAGGACATCGACGTGGAGGGCCAGGTGCCGGCTGCCGCCGCCGCACTGCGCGCCGCCGCCGAAGAGGCCGACACCCTCCTGCTGGTCACGCCCGAACACAACGGCACCGTTCCCGCCGCCCTGAAGAACGCCATCGACTGGCTGTCCCGCCCCTTCGGTGCCGGCGCCCTGGCAGGCAAGCCGACCGCCGTCGTCGGTACCGCGTTTGGCCAGTACGGCGGCGTGTGGGCCCAGGACGAGGCACGCAAGGCCGCCGGCATTGCCGGCGCTCAGATCCTGGACGACGTCAAGCTGGCTGTTCCCGGCTCCATGGTGCGTTTCGCCGAAGTGCACCCCAAGGACGACGCCGAGGTGGTGGAGCAGATCAAGGGCATCTTCGACGCCCTGGCCGCCGCAGCACCGGCAGCCTGA
- a CDS encoding GerMN domain-containing protein, which yields MAKRRSWGGGGPGSLTAAAGCLALLLSACSAPLPQPEGSPLPAASGTAGTSAAPLALLPATMGSSTTGAQYGRAAGKPENTPQATAAPTAPPVTAYMVMVDDGGRHGVRFGCNDSLVGSAPAGSAGDARLKAAIVALLDGEQQHGGLFNAVGGSRLKFLSGSFDGTTVTVYLAGNLKPGGTCDLPRIEAQLTQTALQAVGAIRADIYINGETLADFLKLKQVSR from the coding sequence ATGGCAAAAAGACGGAGTTGGGGCGGCGGTGGCCCCGGCAGCCTGACGGCGGCCGCAGGCTGCCTTGCGCTGCTGCTCTCCGCTTGCAGTGCTCCGCTCCCCCAGCCCGAAGGGTCTCCCCTGCCCGCGGCCAGTGGAACTGCCGGAACCAGTGCCGCCCCGCTGGCCCTCCTGCCGGCCACGATGGGCAGCAGTACCACTGGCGCGCAGTATGGACGGGCGGCAGGAAAGCCGGAAAACACCCCGCAGGCAACGGCAGCGCCCACGGCCCCACCGGTAACGGCCTACATGGTGATGGTGGACGACGGCGGGAGGCACGGCGTCCGCTTCGGCTGCAACGACAGCCTGGTTGGCTCCGCCCCGGCGGGCAGCGCCGGGGATGCACGGCTTAAGGCGGCGATCGTAGCCCTGCTTGACGGCGAACAACAGCACGGCGGGCTGTTCAACGCAGTAGGCGGTTCCCGGCTGAAGTTCCTGTCCGGGAGTTTTGACGGCACCACGGTCACGGTTTACCTGGCGGGCAACCTGAAGCCCGGCGGGACCTGCGACCTTCCCCGCATAGAGGCCCAGCTCACCCAGACGGCCCTTCAGGCGGTGGGGGCGATCAGGGCCGACATCTACATCAACGGCGAGACCCTCGCCGATTTCCTGAAATTGAAGCAGGTCAGCCGGTAA
- a CDS encoding ABC transporter permease: MLKYLAKRGITYVVMIFLTTSAGYFLAVSSLKPALLEQERIPRPTPEQVANSMRLKGLDPDLSPWERYVDWLTGIVTRWDWGRSPNGAYINAEFGDRVWISTRLFLASIILTLVIGVALGVYSAARQYKFQDRVITSYSYLAYIVPAPIAYFLVQLGAININESVGERIFFVTGISTPGIAPGWAHFVDMVAHYVVPTVAITLVGWGAYQIAQRQYLLDNVNADFVRTARAKGLTRNQAIARHALRVSFIPVAQSIAFTIPAIFAGGFFAEKIFAWPGVGSWSIDAISLQDVNAATATLAYGSVIFALGAILADFATTLVDPRVRVQ, encoded by the coding sequence ATGCTCAAGTACCTTGCCAAGCGCGGCATCACCTATGTGGTGATGATCTTCCTCACCACGTCCGCCGGCTACTTCCTGGCTGTCAGCTCGCTCAAGCCGGCACTGCTCGAGCAGGAGCGGATCCCGCGGCCAACCCCGGAGCAGGTTGCCAACTCAATGCGGCTCAAGGGTCTGGACCCGGACCTTAGCCCGTGGGAGCGCTACGTTGACTGGCTCACCGGCATTGTCACCCGCTGGGACTGGGGGCGCAGCCCCAACGGTGCCTACATCAATGCCGAATTCGGGGACCGCGTTTGGATCTCAACCCGGCTTTTCCTGGCTTCCATCATCCTGACCCTGGTCATCGGCGTCGCACTCGGCGTCTATTCGGCGGCACGGCAGTACAAGTTCCAGGACCGTGTCATCACGTCCTACAGCTACCTGGCCTACATCGTGCCGGCGCCCATCGCCTACTTCCTGGTGCAGCTGGGAGCCATCAACATCAACGAATCCGTGGGTGAGCGGATCTTTTTCGTCACCGGCATTTCCACCCCCGGCATCGCCCCCGGCTGGGCCCACTTCGTTGACATGGTGGCGCACTATGTAGTGCCCACGGTGGCCATCACACTCGTCGGCTGGGGCGCGTACCAGATTGCGCAGCGGCAATACCTGCTGGACAACGTCAACGCCGACTTTGTCCGCACCGCGCGGGCCAAGGGGCTCACCCGGAACCAGGCCATTGCCCGGCACGCGCTTCGTGTGTCCTTCATTCCGGTGGCCCAAAGCATCGCCTTCACCATCCCGGCCATCTTCGCCGGCGGCTTCTTCGCTGAAAAGATCTTCGCCTGGCCAGGCGTGGGGTCCTGGAGCATCGATGCCATCTCGTTGCAGGACGTCAATGCCGCCACGGCCACCCTGGCCTACGGCTCCGTGATCTTTGCACTGGGCGCCATCCTGGCGGACTTCGCCACCACGCTTGTCGACCCGAGAGTGCGGGTGCAGTAG
- a CDS encoding ABC transporter permease has translation MTNLNAVDPAAVAQDAHLESADVVIGKNTIIFRRFLRNKTAVAGLAIFLALTVFSFIGGFLTPWDKETIDPFNIGMPPSADHYLGTSQAGIDLYAMTVEGTRISILIGLVVGLVSVLVAAVYGCTMAYFGGKVDKVMLFILEALIMMPALLVVAVATSGGGEGLKRNLPSWLLLIIVLLVFSWMGTARLIRSMSMSLMQRDFVKAAQYMGVPPRRIVWRHLVPNIGSLLILDITRGVTAAILAEVAFSFIGIGIKVPDVSLGVLIGGATSQVQTFPWMFWVPLTVMFLLTGSLAMMNDGLRDAFDPSSSSTGKAQKAKARKTTAEKKTA, from the coding sequence ATGACCAACCTGAACGCCGTTGACCCGGCAGCCGTGGCGCAGGACGCGCACCTGGAAAGCGCCGACGTCGTCATTGGCAAGAACACCATCATTTTCCGCCGCTTCCTGCGGAACAAGACCGCTGTGGCGGGCCTGGCCATCTTCCTGGCCCTGACCGTTTTCTCGTTCATCGGGGGGTTCCTCACCCCGTGGGACAAGGAAACCATCGACCCCTTCAACATCGGGATGCCGCCGTCGGCCGACCACTACCTCGGCACGTCACAGGCGGGCATCGACCTGTACGCCATGACCGTGGAGGGCACCAGGATCTCCATCCTCATCGGCCTGGTGGTAGGCCTGGTATCGGTCCTGGTCGCCGCCGTCTACGGCTGCACCATGGCCTACTTCGGCGGCAAAGTGGATAAGGTCATGCTGTTCATCCTGGAAGCGCTGATCATGATGCCGGCACTCCTGGTGGTTGCTGTGGCCACCAGCGGCGGAGGTGAAGGCCTGAAGCGGAACCTTCCCTCCTGGCTGCTGCTCATCATCGTCCTGCTGGTGTTCAGCTGGATGGGCACCGCCCGGTTGATCCGCTCCATGTCCATGTCCCTGATGCAGCGGGACTTCGTCAAAGCAGCCCAGTACATGGGCGTCCCCCCGCGGCGCATTGTCTGGCGGCACCTGGTGCCGAACATCGGCTCCCTGTTGATCCTGGACATCACCCGCGGCGTCACCGCGGCCATCCTCGCCGAAGTCGCCTTTTCCTTCATCGGCATCGGAATCAAGGTCCCGGACGTCAGCCTCGGCGTACTGATCGGCGGCGCCACCTCCCAGGTGCAGACCTTTCCCTGGATGTTCTGGGTTCCGCTCACCGTCATGTTCCTGCTGACCGGGTCCCTGGCCATGATGAACGACGGCCTGCGCGACGCCTTCGACCCCAGCTCCAGTTCCACCGGCAAAGCCCAGAAGGCCAAAGCCCGGAAAACCACGGCGGAAAAGAAGACGGCATGA
- a CDS encoding ABC transporter ATP-binding protein → MSSETTTGAIEPARSDVERLHVAGLHAPTDAVLSVRDLNVRFNSENGVVQAVRGVDFDLMPGKTLGIVGESGSGKSVTSLAIMGLLPPTAQVSGSVRLKGRELLGLSDKDMCKYRGNDLAMVFQDPLSSLTPVFTVGTQIVEALTIHHPTMSRTAKEARAVELLAMVGIPSPRDRLKAFPHEFSGGMRQRVMIAIAIANNPRVLIADEPTTALDVTIQAQVLEVLHTAQEETGAAVVMITHDLGVVAGMADDIMVMYAGKPVETGAVDDIYYNPRMPYTMGLLGAVPRVDVAEKSSLVPIEGMPPNLLHAPTGCSFAPRCPLASDACLDGEPALTPVAGAALHRAACIKSDSLGGSMDVHDVFAAPPVPVSRFDAIPRNERSTVLQLTDVRKHFPLTRGALIKRRIGTVKAVDGLSFDIREGECFSIVGESGSGKTTTLLEIMEFHPDQDGEVVIGGLSNKQAADAKTKAKMRRELQMVFQDPTGALDPRFTVYEVLAEPLQNAGMDRAAIRKRIMELMKLVGLQPDHVNRFPNQFSGGQRQRIGIARALAVNPKLVVLDEPVSALDVSVQAGVINLLDHLRAELGLSYLLVAHDLSVVRHISNRVAVMYLGKIVEIGAVDRVFDNPRHPYTRALLSAIPVPDPQLERTRERIILQGDLPSPLQAPKGCNFATRCPVFAALPPAKQEKCLTLEPPLEAAVSATDQQFACFFPDGELDEDMLVVHETADHHAP, encoded by the coding sequence ATGAGCAGCGAAACCACCACCGGAGCCATTGAACCCGCACGCTCAGACGTGGAGCGCCTGCACGTGGCGGGACTGCACGCCCCCACCGACGCAGTTCTGTCCGTCCGTGACCTGAACGTCCGCTTCAACTCTGAGAACGGCGTGGTCCAGGCCGTCAGGGGCGTCGACTTCGACCTGATGCCGGGCAAGACGCTGGGAATCGTGGGTGAATCGGGTTCCGGCAAATCGGTCACCTCGCTGGCCATCATGGGGCTCCTCCCGCCCACGGCCCAGGTCTCCGGCTCCGTCCGGCTCAAGGGCCGGGAGCTGCTGGGGCTCAGCGACAAGGACATGTGCAAGTACCGCGGCAACGATCTCGCCATGGTTTTCCAGGATCCCCTGTCTTCCCTCACCCCTGTGTTCACGGTGGGCACCCAGATCGTCGAGGCGCTGACCATCCACCACCCCACCATGAGCAGGACAGCCAAAGAAGCCCGCGCCGTCGAGCTGCTGGCCATGGTGGGAATTCCCAGCCCCAGGGACAGGCTGAAAGCCTTCCCGCACGAATTTTCCGGCGGCATGCGGCAGCGCGTCATGATCGCCATCGCCATCGCCAACAACCCCCGCGTCCTGATCGCCGATGAGCCCACGACGGCCCTGGACGTCACCATCCAGGCCCAGGTCCTCGAGGTGCTGCACACGGCACAGGAGGAAACCGGCGCCGCCGTCGTCATGATCACGCACGACCTTGGCGTGGTGGCCGGGATGGCAGACGACATCATGGTCATGTATGCCGGCAAACCGGTGGAAACCGGCGCCGTTGATGACATCTACTACAACCCCCGGATGCCCTACACCATGGGCCTGCTCGGCGCCGTGCCCCGCGTGGATGTGGCGGAAAAATCCTCGCTTGTTCCCATCGAGGGCATGCCGCCGAACCTGCTGCACGCCCCCACAGGGTGCTCGTTCGCGCCCCGCTGCCCCCTCGCCTCGGACGCCTGCCTGGACGGCGAGCCCGCCCTGACACCCGTTGCCGGCGCGGCCCTGCACCGGGCCGCCTGCATCAAGTCCGATTCACTGGGCGGAAGCATGGATGTGCACGACGTGTTCGCCGCCCCGCCGGTGCCGGTGTCCCGCTTCGATGCGATCCCAAGGAATGAGCGGTCCACGGTACTGCAGCTCACGGACGTGCGGAAACACTTCCCGCTGACCAGGGGCGCCCTGATCAAGCGCAGGATCGGCACCGTCAAGGCCGTGGACGGCCTGAGCTTCGACATCCGCGAAGGCGAATGCTTCTCCATCGTGGGCGAATCGGGATCGGGAAAGACCACCACGCTCCTGGAAATCATGGAGTTCCACCCGGACCAGGACGGTGAGGTGGTGATCGGCGGCCTGAGCAACAAGCAGGCGGCTGACGCCAAGACCAAAGCCAAAATGCGGCGCGAACTCCAGATGGTGTTCCAGGACCCCACCGGCGCCCTGGACCCGCGGTTCACAGTCTATGAAGTCCTTGCCGAACCCCTGCAGAACGCGGGCATGGACCGCGCCGCCATCAGGAAGCGGATCATGGAGTTGATGAAGCTCGTGGGCCTGCAGCCGGACCACGTCAACCGCTTCCCCAACCAGTTCTCCGGCGGCCAGCGCCAGCGGATCGGCATTGCCCGCGCACTGGCGGTGAACCCCAAGCTGGTGGTCCTGGACGAGCCCGTCTCGGCCCTCGACGTGTCGGTCCAGGCCGGCGTCATCAACCTGCTGGACCACCTGCGCGCCGAACTGGGCCTGAGCTACCTGCTGGTGGCGCACGACCTCTCGGTGGTGCGCCACATCTCCAACCGCGTGGCCGTGATGTACCTGGGGAAGATCGTGGAGATCGGGGCGGTGGACCGCGTCTTCGACAACCCCCGCCACCCCTACACCCGTGCGCTCCTCTCGGCCATCCCCGTGCCGGACCCCCAGCTGGAACGCACCCGCGAACGCATCATCCTCCAGGGCGACCTGCCCTCACCGCTGCAGGCGCCCAAAGGCTGCAACTTCGCCACCCGTTGTCCTGTCTTCGCGGCGCTGCCGCCGGCCAAGCAGGAGAAGTGCCTGACCCTGGAACCGCCCCTGGAAGCAGCGGTGTCCGCCACGGACCAGCAGTTCGCCTGTTTCTTCCCGGACGGGGAGCTGGATGAGGACATGCTGGTGGTCCACGAAACGGCGGACCACCATGCGCCCTAG
- a CDS encoding TetR/AcrR family transcriptional regulator yields the protein MSSIPVRPGMTPVTAAERSDAARNRERLLVAARELIGQGGVAALTMDRLAEHAGVGKGTVFRRFGSRAGLMLTLLNDSEAAFQARVLFGPPPLGPGAAPLDRLVAFGAERIAYVLEYGDLVLAAGHASRDRFDVPAAALWNQHVEMLLREAGVDSPEPWLMAGSLNATLDAERLLHLVRGHGVTSGRLAASWRDLVTRVAGGA from the coding sequence GTGAGTTCCATCCCAGTGCGGCCGGGAATGACACCGGTAACGGCCGCGGAACGCAGCGATGCTGCCCGGAACCGGGAACGGCTCCTGGTGGCCGCCCGGGAATTGATCGGCCAGGGCGGGGTGGCGGCACTCACCATGGACCGCCTGGCGGAACACGCCGGTGTCGGCAAGGGCACTGTCTTCCGCCGCTTCGGCAGCCGGGCCGGACTGATGCTGACGCTGCTGAACGACTCGGAGGCCGCCTTCCAGGCCCGCGTCCTGTTCGGCCCCCCGCCCCTGGGGCCAGGCGCCGCGCCACTCGACCGGCTCGTCGCCTTTGGCGCCGAGCGGATCGCCTACGTGCTGGAATACGGGGACCTGGTCCTCGCCGCCGGCCATGCCTCCCGCGACAGGTTTGACGTCCCGGCCGCCGCGCTCTGGAACCAGCACGTGGAGATGCTCCTGCGCGAAGCCGGCGTCGATTCCCCTGAACCGTGGCTGATGGCGGGATCCCTCAATGCCACGCTGGACGCTGAACGGCTCCTGCACCTCGTCCGCGGGCACGGAGTCACCAGTGGGCGGCTGGCGGCTTCCTGGCGCGATCTTGTCACACGGGTGGCGGGCGGCGCGTAG